In Phacochoerus africanus isolate WHEZ1 chromosome 2, ROS_Pafr_v1, whole genome shotgun sequence, one DNA window encodes the following:
- the RNF152 gene encoding E3 ubiquitin-protein ligase RNF152, whose amino-acid sequence METLSQDSLLECQICFNYYSPRRRPKLLDCKHTCCSVCLQQMRTSQKDVRCPWCRGITKLPPGFSVSQLPDDPEVLAVIAIPHASEHTPVFIKLPSNGCYMLPLPISKERALLPGDMGCRLLPGSQQKSVTVVTIPAEQQPLQGGVPAEAAEEEQDRRGAVKSSTWSGVCTVILVACVLVFLLGIVLHNMSCISKRFTVISCG is encoded by the coding sequence ATGGAGACACTCTCCCAAGATTCTTTGCTGGAATGTCAGATCTGTTTCAATTATTACAGCCCCCGGCGAAGGCCCAAGTTGCTGGATTGCAAACACACCTGCTGCTCGGTATGCCTTCAGCAGATGAGGACAAGCCAGAAGGACGTGAGGTGCCCCTGGTGCCGGGGTATAACGAAGCTGCCCCCGGGCTTCTCCGTGTCCCAGCTCCCCGACGACCCCGAGGTCCTGGCGGTCATCGCCATCCCGCACGCCTCCGAGCACACCCCGGTCTTCATCAAACTCCCCAGCAATGGGTGCTACATGCTGCCCCTGCCCATCTCCAAGGAGCGAGCTCTGCTGCCCGGAGACATGGGCTGCCGCCTGCTGCCCGGAAGCCAGCAGAAGTCCGTCACCGTGGTGACCATCCCCGCGGAGCAGCAGCCTCTGCAGGGCGGGGTTCCGGCCGAGGCCGCAGAGGAGGAGCAAGACAGGCGGGGCGCCGTGAAAAGCTCCACCTGGTCCGGGGTGTGCACTGTGATCCTGGTGGCCTGCGTCCTGGTCTTCCTTCTCGGCATCGTGCTCCACAACATGTCCTGCATTTCTAAGCGCTTCACCGTGATATCCTGTGGCTGA